GTTCGAGATGCGCGCCGTTCGCTCCGAACCACACGACGGGGTGTGTGTCGCTCAGATCGTCGAGCACGGCACGGAGGCGCCGCTCGACGCCCCAGAAGTTGGCGGTGGTCACGATCGGCAAGTCGCGTTCGACTCCCGGATCGACGAAGAGTGCGTCGTCGACTCCGATCGGTACGACCGGGACGGGGCGCCCGAAACGTGCCTCGAGGTGTTCTGACGCGAGACCGGAAGAGGCCCACACTCCGTCGAACTCGGTGAGATAGGGGAGTCTCGCCCAGGACGCGGTCCAGTTCCGGACCCAGGCGATGGTCGCGGTCGACGGCGGGAGCAGCCCGGGGACGAACGACTCGATCATCACGACGGCCACGTCCGTCGCGACGGGCGGTTCTTCGTGCCACCGCTCGGCAGGCCAGAAGCTGACTCCCCACCCCTCGGCCGAGAGGGCGGACGCGAGGCCGGCGGCCACGTAGAGGTCTCCCTTGCCTTCTGAGAGATCGGCCGTCGAGACACAGAACATGATCGTCCCGCGAGGCCCGACGGCACGCTCTCCCGAGGTGAGTGAACGGTAGTGCGCGGAGATGTCCGGCGTCGGGGTCGGCTGCTCTGTCGTGACGGTCATGCTCTCGGGTGGGGTAGGGGGCATCGAGGCGATCGCTTCGATGACGACGGTGGTCACTCTACCTGTGGCGAGTTCCGCGCAGGCTCGCCGGGCCGCGCCGGGCGAGGCCGTCTCTCCCGGGGAATGTAGGATCGACCTGCCGTGGCGCTGTCTGCGCCCTCGTCGCCCACGCGCCGGGCGATGTCGCGCCGACGAAGGGAATCCATGAAAGACCGCAAACCGGGGGTCGTCTCCGTCGTCCTCGTCAACTACAAGGGCACCGACGACACGCTCACGAGCATCGAGGGTCTCGCCGCCCAGGACTGGCCGGCCGACAAGCTCGAGATCATCGTGGTCGACAACGACTCCGGGGCGGATCACGTCGCACGCCTCAAGGCGTCGTCCCTCGACTTCACGCTCGTCGAGTCCGGCGGCAACCTGGGCTTCACCGGCGGCTGCAACCTCGGAGTCGAACGTTCTTCGGGCGAGATCGTCGCGTTCCTCAACAACGACGCCCGGCCTGACGTCTCGTGGATCCGCGCGGCGATGGACACCTTCGCCGCCGGCGCCGACATCGGAGCCGTCGCCAGCAAGGTGCTGGACTGGGAGGGCGTCAACGTCGACTTCACCGAAGCGGCCATGACGTGGTACGGCATGGGCTACAAACCCCATGCCGGTGGCCCCGACACGGGTGCCTGGGAGGTCGAGAAAGACGTCCTCTTCGGCACGGGTGCCGCCATGTTCATCCGCGCGGACCTCTTCGACCAGCTGGGCGGGTTCGACGACCGCTACTTCATGTTCTACGACGACGTCGATCTCGGATGGCGTCTCAACCTGCTCGGGTGGCGGTTCCGCTACCAACCGCGGTCGGTCGCGTTCCACAAACACCACGCGTCGATGAACAAGTTCGGTGACTTCCGCGAGACCTACCTGCTCGAACGGAACGCCCTGTTCACGCTGTACAAGAACCTCGGGCAAGAGCAGCTCGACAAGGCCCTGCCCGGCGCGCTGGCTCTCGTGGTCCGGCGTGCCGTCGGTCGCAGTGAACTCGATTCCACCGAGCTCGACCTGCGCAACCCGGGCGACGATTCCGTCGAGACCCGACCGGTGCCCAAGAAAGGCATGGCGGGCATCTACGGGATCGACCAGTTCGTCGAGATGCTGCCGTCGCTCACCGAATCGAGACGGGAGATCCAGGCGTCGCGGGTCAGGGACGATCGGCAGTTGCTCGACCTGTTCGGCAACCGCGACGAGCCGGCCTACCCGATCGAGAGCTATCTGGCCGGATACGACAAGATCGTCGCGTCCCTCGACGTGCTCGAGGTCGTCAAGCGCCGACGGGTGTTGATCGTCACAGGTGACTCCATCGGAGCGAAGATGGCGGGTCCTGCCATCCGGGCCACCAACATGGCGCGCGAGCTCGCACTCGAACACGACGTCCGCGTGGTCAGCATGACTCGTTCGACGTCGATCGACGACAGCTTCGAGGTCGTGACGGTTCCCCACCGTCACCCCAGGCAGATGGTCGAGCACGAGGCCTGGGCCGACGTGATCATCGTCCAGGGGCACGCCCTGCGGCTGTTCCCCGTGCTCGAGTCGACCCGGAAGGTGCTGGTCGTCGACGTCTACGATCCGCTCCACCTCGAACAGCTCGAGCAGGGTCGGAGCACCGACGTCGAGGCGTGGGACCGTCAGATCCTCGACGCCGCCGACACCCTGAACCACCAACTCGAGCTCGGCGACTACTTCATCTGCGCCTCCGAGCGTCAGCGCCTCTTCTGGCTCGGTCAGCTCGCGGGATCGGGCCGGGTCAACGCCCGCACCTACTCGCGCGACCCCGAGTTGCGCAGCCTCATCGGTGTCGTGCCGTTCGGGCTGTCGTCGACCCCTCCGCGCCACGACCGCGCCGTGGTCAAGGGGGTCCTTCCCGGGATCGGTGTCGACGACAAGCTCGTCGTCTGGGGCGGGGGCATCTACGACTGGTTCGACCCGATCACGCTGGTGCGGGCCATCGGTGAGCTGGCCGGGCGCCGTCCCGAGGTCAAGCTCTTCTTCATGGGCGTGCAGCACCCGAACCCCGACGTACCCGAGATGGACATCGTCGCGAAGGTCCGTGCCGTGGCCGACGAGCTCGGACTCACCGGGGTCCACGTGTTCTTCAACGAGTCCTGGATTCCCTACGACGATCGGGGGGCCTACCTGCGCGAGGCGGACGCAGGCGTCTCGACGCACTACGAGCATCTCGAGACCACGTTCTCGTTCCGCACCCGCATCCTCGACTACCTCTGGGCCGAGCTGCCGATCGTGACGACCGACGGCGACTCGTTCGCCGAGCTCGTCGCCAAGGAAGACCTCGGCATGGTCGTCAGCGAACGCGACGTCGACGGACTGGCGAACGCCCTCGAGTCGGTCCTCTTCGACGACTCGGCCCGACGCCGCCACGTGGCGAACGTCAAGCGTGTACGCGAGGGGTTCACCTGGGAGAACGTCCTCGCGCCCCTGGTCGAGTTCGTCCGCGAGCCCGTGCGCGCGGCCGACAAGAAGGGCGGCTCCGGCGAACCCGACCACACCGCCCTGACCCATGCGAAGGTGCAGGTCCGCAACCGACGCAAGCAGTACGGCCTCCGTCACGATCTGGGACGGGTCTACCACTACTACCGAGTGGAGGGCGTCGGGGGAGTCGTGTCGAAGGTGCGCACCCGGTGGGAGAACCGCTGACGACGTCCGCCCGGTCGAGCGCACTGGCCTCGTCGGCGGTCTTGTCGACGGCGGGCATCGTCGTCCAGGGCGTCTCGCGCCTGGCGTACACCGTCGTGCTCGGCCGGGTGTTCGGCACTGAGGCTCTCGGGCACGCGAGTGCCCTGCTCTCGCTCTCGATCTTCGCCGCCCTCCTGTGGCCGACGGCAGCCGGTACCGCGGCCTCGCGGTTCTTCGCCGTCGCGGCCCACGAGAAGGCCGGGACCAGGCCGCTCGCCCGGTTGTTGGATCGCTCGATGGCTGCCTCGACGGCAGCCCTGGCTCTGGCGGCCGTCCCGATGGCGCTCGTGCTCGGCAACGGGTTGGGGGTCGCCCTGTCGGCGGCCTGGCTCGTGGCCGGGTACGGCGTCTACGCGTACACCCGAGGGGTCCAACTCGGTCGTCACCGTGCCGCTCGCGTCGCGCTCTGGGACGGTCTCACGGCGGCGCTCAGCTTGGGGTTGGTGGCGGTCGTCGCCGTGGTCGGAGACCCGGCGTGGGCTCTCGTGCCCCTCTCGGTCGCGTACACGGTCTTCGCCGTCGTGAACTGGCCTCGGTCCGGACCCGGTCAGCCGGCGACGGGCGGTGTCGACGGCGTGCTGTCGTTCGCGGCGTGGAACGTCCTGGCCGGTCTGACCACGAACGGTCTGCTGCAACTGGCCATGCTCGCAGCCCAGTACTACGGCCCCGGCGTCCAGGCGGGGGTCTACGCCGCGGCCTTCACCCTCGCCACGCCGGCGTCGATGCTGGGTCAGGCCATCAGCCAGATCGTCATCCCGGCCTTCGCCCATCGCAGCGACGGTGCCTCCCTCCGGGACCGCCGGACGGCAGGGCTCGTGATCGGGCTGGCAGGCGTCATGGCTCTCGGGTTCGGCGTCGTCGCCGCCCTGGCCCCGATCTATCTGCCGCTGTTCTATCCGGCCGTCGGCGTCGAGGCGGTGCCCCTGCTGCAGTTCCTGATGCTCGGAGTGTTCGTCTTCACCATCGCCTTGGTGCCCGCGGCGCTCCTTCTGGCCGCCGGCCGGTCGCGCCAGGTGGCTCTCGCGTCCATCTCGGGTTTCGTCGGAGGTCTGGCGGTCATCGTCGTGTCCGGCCCGTCCCTCGGCGTCCAGGCTGGTAGTTTGGGCTTCCTCGTAGGGTCGTCGGTCAATCTCGTCGCGATGGTCGTCCTGAACCTCCGAGTCCCGGGCCGCGGCCGGGGTGGCCCCGTGGTCGAGTCTGCTCCCACGACGCCGGGGCATGCGAGCGATCCCGTTAACGACGAGTAGGAACCCCGTGTCAGACATCAGCGCCGATCCCGACGCCACCTTCCGACGGGGCACTGTCGACCCCCTCCCGCCGCATTCCGTCCGGTCCCGTCTCACCCGTCTCGTCGGCCCGGTCGTGCTCGTGTTGCTGTCCTTCGTGATGGTGCTGGTCCACGCTCCCCAGAACACGGCCATGTCGCCGATCGACGAGTGGGTGTACGTCGACTACCTGGGCAAGGTGCCGACTCAACTCATCGTCACCCAGGGGGAAGAGACCGGGGAGTTCGCGCGCGAGGCCATCGCCTGCAACGGCGTCCGCCTGGCGCTCGATCCCAACCCGGCCTTGTGTTCCGAGGTCGAGGCCGGAGATGAGGCCGACGACGCCTTCCCGATGGAGGGCGTCACGAGTGCCGACATCTACACACCGCTCTACTTCGCGACCACCTGGGTCGCCGCGCAACCGCTGACCTGGTTCGGGGTGGGCCTCCTCGACGCCGCGACCCTGGTGGGCGGACTCTGGCTGGCGCTCGGCATGGTGCTGCTCTACGCGTCCATGCGGCTGCTGTCGGTGGGTCGTTGGGTCGCCGTGGGGATCGGGGCCCTCCTGATCGCGACACCTGCGGCCTATTGGTCCTCGACCTACCTCAGCACCGACGCGCCCTCGCTCGCGGTCGGGGCGGGGCTGCTCTACACGGCGCTCCGCATCATGACCGGCCGTTCCGGGCACGTCGCTTTCGTCGTGATCGCGGTCGCCGGTGTCTTGTTCAAGGTGCAGAACGTGGCGGCCGTCGGTCTGACCGCGCTGGCACTGCTGGTGTGGTCCCTCGCCCGGGCTCGCCGCGACGCCTCGGAGTCGCCGGGTGGTCGCCCCTGGTTCGTGGCGGGGTCGCTCAGCCGATCCACCATCGCCGCCGTCGTGGCCGTCGTCGCGTCGGTGGCGGGACAGGCCGTCTGGGTCGTCATCCGGGCGACCGCCTCGAGCGGACCGTCACCGGACCAGGGCGTCTCCCAGACTTTCTCGATCAAGTCGGCCATCCAAGAGAGTCTCAAGTTCCTGGGCGGCACGTCCCAGGACCCCACCGGGGTGGCGAACTCCATCGCCCTCGTCGTCGCCGCGACCGCCGTGTCGTGGCTTTCCATCGCCGGGGTGGTGGGGCTCGTCGTCACCGCGCGTCCCGGTAGCCCCGAACGCTTCGTCTCGTGGGCGGCACTCGTCATGGCGCTCATCGCCGGGCCGCTCCTCGCCGTCGGCGTGATGGCGGTCAGCGGGTTCTACTTCACCCTCCCGGTGCGGTACGGCATCTCCATGCTGCCCGCCTTCCTGCTCTGCGCGGGAATCCTGCTCAGTCGGAACAGGCGCGTCGGCGTCGTCTTGACCGTCGTCGCCGCACCGATCTTCGTCGCATCGCTGCTCGGCAGCTGACGTCCGGGGACGGCCGAATGCGTCGAGCCGACGTCCGACGTCAGACGAGTCGGCGCGCGACGGCCCAGTAGGTGCGCATCGCGGTCTGGAGCACGCCTGCGCCGCGGGGCAGCGGGAACACCTGCTGATCCAGCGTCGCCGTGAGCAGCGGCACGAGGTCGCGATCGGACGTGGTCCGCACCTGTTGCACCCACGTGCGTCGCTCCCGCAACCACGACGAGTTGTCCTTGATCCAACGGTGGGCCCGCGCGTTCTCGTCCGACCACCCCTGCGCGCGAGCGACCACGCGCATGGCGACGTCGAGTGCCGTGGCGGGCAGCCACGTCAGCGCTCGGAGTCGAGGGCCGTAGGCCGTCCGCAGAAAGATCTGACGGTTCTTCTCGAGCAGGTACATCTTGAGCGCGTTCCGGCTGAACTCGTAGTGGTGCAGAACGACGGCGTCGGGCACGTAGACGACCTGCAGCCCCTGCTGCCAGGTCCGCCAGCTCAGGTCGACGTCCTCGTGGTAGGCGAAGTACTCGTCGGCGAACCCGCGGAGGCGCAGCCAGAGGTCGCGGGAGAGGACCAGGCCGGCACCCGATGCGGACGCGACCTGCGCCTCCTCGGCGTGGTGCGCGGCGGGTTCGTCGAGCCCGCCCGCCCAGCTGAGCCCCACGACGTGGACGGGGTTGCCGGCGGAGTTCATCACCTCGGGGTCGGAGGCCAGGCGGATGCTTCCGCTCGCGATGCCGACCTCGGGTCGGGACGCGACGGCGACCAGCTTGGCCAGGGTGTCGGGCCGCACCTCGGCGTCGCTGTTGACGAGCGAGAGGAATTCGCCCTCGGCCAGTCGTGCCCCGAAGTTCACCCCACCGGCGAACCCGAGGTTCTCCGAGGGCGTGACGACCCGGAGGCGCGGGTCGGCGGGCAGCGTCGAGACCGCATCGCTGGTGCACCCGTTGTCGACCAACACGACGTCGACGTCGACGCCCGTGGAGGCGAGGACCGACGACACGGAGTCGTGCAGGACCGGCTCGTCGCCGTAGGCGAGGGTGACCACGGTCACGCGGGGAAGACCCATCAGGCCTGATCCGCCCGGTGGACGGAGCGTTCGAGGCGCCGGAGACGTTCGTCGTGCAGGGCCACGTCCTCGGCCAGGGTGCGGGTCTTGTCTTCGAGCACCGTGAGTTCGGCGCTGTGCTGCACCGAGACCAGGAACAGGATGATCGTGCTGAGGAAGAAACCGAGGTTGGTCGGGGCGGTGATGCCGAGGGCTGCAGCGGCCCCGGTCAGGATGCCCGGGAAGACGGCCACGACGAGCGCGAGCACGCCGGCGAAGATCCACCACAGGGCGTGGCGTTCGCGCACGCGTCGACGACGGAGCATCTCGAAGACGACGTAGAGCACGAGCACGGCCGACACGATGCCGAAGACGTAGGTGGTGACGCTCATGGGGTCGGGGCCTCCACGCTGAGGGCGAGCGGAGGCCGCCACAGGGCGATGATCAGGGCGAGACCGGCCCGTCCGAGGTAGACGGCGGCCTTCACGGGGTTGTGGGACGGGGTGCCGCCGGCCCGGGGGCGCATCGAGACGGGCACCTGGGTGATGGAGCAACCGGCCCGTGCCGCCAGCACGAGGGACTCGACGGTGTCACCCAGGTACTCGGCGGGATAGTGCCGGGCGAAGATCTCGATCGCCCGGGGCCCGGCGCCGCGGAACCCGGAGGTCGTGTCGGTCAGCTTCGTCCGCGCGATGCGACCGATGACCGCCGCCAGCACGACCATCGCCCATCGGCGCGGGCCCGTGACCTGGTAGTCGCCCTCGCCGGCGAAGCGGGCACCGATGGCCACGTCGACGGATGCCAGGGCGTCGAGGATGAGCGGCACCCCGGCCGGGTCGTGCTGCCCGTCGGAGTCGACCTGGACGACGTACCGGAACCCGTGTTGCCGTGCGTACTTGAAGCCGGTGCGCATGGCTCCGCCGACCCCCAGGTTGAACGGGAGGTCGAGCACGGTCGCTCCCGCGGATCGCGCGCGGGCGACCGTGTCGTCCCGCGAGCCGTCGTTCACGACGAGGACGGTGACGCCGGGCAGCTTGTCGAAGACCTCGGTGACCACGTCGGCGACGACGTCCTCTTCGTTGTACGCGGGCATGACGATGAGAGTCTGCGCCAGGGCCGATGACATGGTCCGATGGTGCCAACAGGTCGGGCCCCGACCGGCACAATGGGCCCATGACGACCTCGACCCCGACCCCCGGGACCCGTGGGGCGACGCCCGCTTCGGGTGGGCGGCCCGGTCTTCTTGCGCGCCGAGGTGGAGGCGTCCTGGGCGTGGTCGCGATCGCCGCCGTCGCAGCCCTCGTGGCCTGGCTGCGGTTGCCGCCGGCGGCCCGCGACACCCTCTGGGCCGAGGACGGGCGGGTGTTCGTCCAGCAGCGAGCGGCCGGCGGTCCTTTCGAGACCTGGTTCGTCCCGTACGACGGCTACCTGCACCTCGTGCCCCGCGTCGTGGCCGATCTCGCGTGGTCGTGGCTGCCCGTCGGTGGCCTCGCGTCGGGCGTCACGGTCCTCGCCTGTCTGGTGGCTGGCGTCGTCGCCGCCGGGGTCTGGTCCTGCTCGCGCGGTCTCGTGCCGTCGAATGCCGTCCGGCTCGCGCTCGCGGCCGTGACGGTCCTCGTGCCGCTCGGGCCGCTCGAGGTGGCGGGCAACCTCGCCAACCTGCACTGGTACCTGCTGTGGCTCACCCCGTTCCTCCTGCTGCATCGGTACCGGAGCACGACCGCCACCGTGCTCGCCGCCGTCGCGGCGCTGCTCGTCGGCCTGACCGAGATCCAGGCCGTCCTCCTCGTCCCGCTCGTCGTCCTGGCGCGGCTCCTCCGCCGTCGGCCCGCTCCCACGCGCCGGGATCTCGTGCCCGTGGCCGTCCTCGGCGCGGCGCTCGTCGTCCAGGTCGTCGTCTCAGCGCTCACGCCGCGAGCGGACGCCCCCGGTGCCGCCTCGACGGTGCCGCAGGTCGTCCTGGGCTACCTGACGTCCGTCGTCCTCGGTACCTGGGTACCCTCCGCCTCCACGATGGGCGGACTGCTCGACGGTGCCGGATGGTCCGTGGTCCTGGTCGCGGCCGTTCCGTTCGTGGCGTCGGCGCTGGTCGTGATCCGGTCCGTCGGACGCTCGACCGTTCGCCGGTCGGACGACGACGCATCCGGTTCGGTGGCTCCCGAACGGATGGTCCTCGCCTCCGTGGCGGCGGTCGCGTCGGTCGGCCTCTGGACCCTCGACGTCGTGGTGAACCACGGTCCCGACACGAAGTTCTGGTTCGCCGACCCCGGGCGGGTGTCGGAGCTCGGGCTGACGCGCTATGCGGTGGTGCCGTCGATGTTCCTCCTCGTCGTCGTGCTGTGCGCCGTCGACGCGCTGCTCCTCTCGACACGACGACGTCTTCGGGCGGCGGGTGCGGCCGCCCTCGTCGCTCTCGCGATCGTCGCGGCGGCCTGGTTCGTCGGCCCGGACACGGTGCGCGCCGACGGACCTCGGTGGGAGGGATCGTTGGGGGTCGCCGAGGACGTCTGCGACGACGGGGCGGAGGTCGCCGACGTGGCCGGGGCTCCGGCGGGCTGGGGTGCCCTCCTGTCGTGCGAGGTCGTCGACGAGGTTCCCTGAACACGCGACCCGTGTGGGCCGGGTCGGACCCTCGGTCTAGAGTCGTCATCGGCGTGCCGTCCACGGCCCAGCCGACCGGAACGCCCACGCGTCACCGGCTCCCCGCAACCGGAAGCATCGCATGACCACCTCCGCCCACACCGGCGCCGGCGCCCTCGTCGTCCTCCCCACCTACGACGAGGTCGAGAACCTCCCGATCATCCTGGGGCGACTCTTCGCCGCGGTCCCCGAGGTCCACGTCCTCGTGGTCGACGACGGCAGCCCCGACGGCACCGGTGAGCTCGCCGAGACGATGGCAGCGGACGACGAGCGCATCCACGTGGCACACCGCACCGGCAAGCTCGGGCTCGGCTCCGCCTACGTCATGGGTTTCGGCTGGGGCCTCGAGCGTGATTACGACGTCGTCATCGAGATGGACGCCGACGGCTCGCACCCGCCCGAGAAGCTGCCCGAGATGATCTCGCTCGTCAGCGCGGCCGGTGCGTCCGCCCCGAGCCTCGCGATCGGCTCGCGGTGGGTCCCGGGTGGCTCGGTCGTCAACTGGCCGGTCTCCCGCCAGGTCCTCAGCCGCGGCGGCAACCTCTACGCCCGTCTCGCCCTCGGCCTCCAGCTCAAGGACGTCACGGCAGGGTTCCGCGCCTACACCCGCCAGGCCCTCCAGGCGATGGACCTCACGGGCATCGACTCGAAGGGTTACTGCTTCCAGGTCGACATGACGCTCCGCGTCCTCGACGGCGGCGGCCGGGTCGTCGAGGTGCCCATCGAGTTCCGCGAACGCGAGCTCGGCGAGTCCAAGATGAGCCAGGCCATCGTCGTCGAGGCCATGCTCCGGGTGACGAAGTGGGGTGTCCGGCGACGCCTGCAGACCCTGCTGGGCAAGCGCCCCGGGCCTCGCTGGGTCGTCGAGGACTGACGTCGGGCAGAGGGCGGCGGGCGCAGCTCGGGATCGGCCACGGGTGCGCGACCCGACCCGCGCCTCCTACCGGCCGGTCGCCTGCGGCAGGCGTGACCGCCACGACCGCTTGCGGGCCGCGATGGTCGCGATGGTGACGAAGGTCATCAGGGTTCCTTCGAAGAGCACGAAGCTCTCGGCGACGGCCGTCACCCCGATCAGCACGAGCACGAGCGCCGGCCAGACGTAGGCCACGATCGGGTGGCCCGACGCCGTGATCCAGCTGCGCACGAACGCGAGGGTGCCGGCCACGACGAGCAGCAGGCCCCCGACGAGGCCCAGCTGCAACCAGATGTCGAAGAACGCGTTCAGGCCCGTCTCGTGCGGTCGGCCGCTCGGGGCGATGATCGTCGAGTAGGGGAAGATGCCGGTCGGCCACTGTCCGACGAAGCCCCAGCCGACGATGTCGTGCACCGCGGCCAGTTCGCGGATGCGAGCCCAGAGCAGCGACCGCACCGACAGGTCGCTGGTCGCGTCGACGGCATCGAGGAGGCGCGAGCGGCCCGCGTAGGCCAGCGCGCCCCCCAGCACCACGATCACCGCGAAGACCGATTGCATGAGCGACCGTCTCGACTCGGGGGCGCGCCGCAGCGCGTCGAGCGCCACGCCCGCCACGATCAGGACGATGACCGCGATCGCCGTCGCGGGGGAGCGGGCGAAGCCGAGCGCCGTGAGGGCGAGCACGCCCGAGGCCACGGCCTGTCGTCGGGGAACGGATCGGGTGAGGAACTCGACGGCGAAGGTGATCACCGCGAGCGTCGCCAGGAACCCCAGGTAGTTGCGGGTGCCCGAGATGCCCTGGATGGGCCCGCCCGCGGCGAGGTTGCCCTGGATGCCCAGGAACGCGATCGGCTGGTCGATCAGCAGTCCGCTCAGCACCTCGAGCGACAACGAGATCACGAGCAGGATGCGCAGGGCGTCGCCGAACGCCCTCACGACCTGCACGAGGTCGCGTCCGAGCGCCAGGTAGAGCCCGAGCGCGCCGAATCCGACGGCGTAGGCCACCCCGCCGATCGTCACCCAGGTGTACTCGCTCCAGAAGACGCTGAGGCCCATGAACCCGAAGAGGGCCATGAGGGACACGGGCAGGATGCCGTGCCATTCGATGTGGTGCCGACCGCCGACGAGCGAGAGCGCCGCCAACACCACGAGCGTGCCCAGGACGGCGAGCGACCCGGGCCACCCCATCAGGGCGCGCACGGACTGCGTCGAGAACGCGTAGAGGACGATCGCGACCGACAGCGCCTGCGAGAAGTGCCCGCCGGCCGAGAAGCCGATCCAGGCCGAGAGGTACCGGCGCAGGGGGTCCCGGTCGCGGTCGAACCCGTGGTCGTGGCCGAAGGTCACCGGTCGTGGCCCGTCCAGCCGAAGGGGTCGCGTCGGGTGACGAGCACGACGATCACGAACGTGGCCCACCCCCACTCGACGATCAAGCGGGACTCCGTCAACCCGTGGACGAGCAGGGCCGTCACGAGCAGCAGCGGCAGCAGGTCGAGGGCCGACCACGGGGCCGCGACCTCGCGGGCCAGCATCCGGCGGTCGACGGCCCACCACCAGGACCGCAGCACGACCCCGACGATGGTCAGGCCGAAGAGGATCAGGCCGACCCACCCCAGCTGGAACCAGACGTCGAGGTACGCGTCGTGCGCCTGCAGGTACACGACGCCGTTGCGCTCGGCGAGGTCGGTGAAGGGTTCGACGAAGGGGAACCAGTAACTGACCCAGCCCCAGCCCACGACGGGGTGCTGGACACCCAGGTCGTAGACGGCCGACCAGATGTCGGTGCGGCCCGTCAGGTCGCCGCTCTTGCCGAGCAGCCCGAGCAGGGGGCCTCGGGCGAGGACGGCGCCGGCGACGGCCGCCACGACGACGATCGCCGCCGCGCCGAGGACGGGGGCACGGCGACCGGGCTCGCGGCGGCGGGTCGCCAGCACCAGCAGCAGCACGAGGCCGACGGCGACCGCGACCACCGCGACCGTCGCCGACCGGGTCAGGACGAGTGCCAGCAGCGAGGCGGCGAGCCCGACGACCGCCGAACCGCGGGAGATCGACCGGTTCGCGGCCTCGACGGCCGTGACGATCAGGGCGAGCAAGGCGATGATCGCCAGGATGTTGCTGTTGCCCTGCAGCCCCTGGATGCGACCGCCCTCGAAGAGCACGTCGCGCGACCAGAACCACGCCGCGGGCTGCCCGGTGCAGTCGAGGTAGACCGGGCACACCGGCTGTCGCACGAACAGCCCGACGACGACCTCGAACAGCAGCGAGGCCACGACGTGGATGCGCAACGCTCGTCCGAGGGCCGTCACGATGGCCGGCCACGGAGCGACGACGGTGACCGCCAAGGCGCCCACGCTCGTCATCAGCGTGAGGACGATGCCGATCGCCGAGCCGGCCGGGTACTGCGACCAGGCGATGGAGGCGACGGCTAACGCCAGGAAGAGCACGAGGAGGCGCGGGAGGGTCCGCACCCGGGGCGGGTGCCGCACGACGAGGACGACGGCGGCGACCACCATCGCGACGCAGGCCGCCCCCCAGCCCCACCAGCCGGTGCCGTTGCGCAGGACGTCGCCGCCGAAGAGCACGAGGAACGCGAGTGTCGCGAACGTCGTGGCTCCGCGCGCGGGCGCCACTCGGGCGGGCCGCGCGGGCAGCGTCGAGGTCATGGGCACCAGGCTAGACGACGGGGGAGGCGCGGCGGGGCGACCAGGGGCCAC
This genomic interval from Frigoribacterium sp. Leaf415 contains the following:
- a CDS encoding polyprenol monophosphomannose synthase is translated as MTTSAHTGAGALVVLPTYDEVENLPIILGRLFAAVPEVHVLVVDDGSPDGTGELAETMAADDERIHVAHRTGKLGLGSAYVMGFGWGLERDYDVVIEMDADGSHPPEKLPEMISLVSAAGASAPSLAIGSRWVPGGSVVNWPVSRQVLSRGGNLYARLALGLQLKDVTAGFRAYTRQALQAMDLTGIDSKGYCFQVDMTLRVLDGGGRVVEVPIEFRERELGESKMSQAIVVEAMLRVTKWGVRRRLQTLLGKRPGPRWVVED
- a CDS encoding DUF2304 domain-containing protein; translated protein: MSVTTYVFGIVSAVLVLYVVFEMLRRRRVRERHALWWIFAGVLALVVAVFPGILTGAAAALGITAPTNLGFFLSTIILFLVSVQHSAELTVLEDKTRTLAEDVALHDERLRRLERSVHRADQA
- a CDS encoding lipopolysaccharide biosynthesis protein — translated: MGEPLTTSARSSALASSAVLSTAGIVVQGVSRLAYTVVLGRVFGTEALGHASALLSLSIFAALLWPTAAGTAASRFFAVAAHEKAGTRPLARLLDRSMAASTAALALAAVPMALVLGNGLGVALSAAWLVAGYGVYAYTRGVQLGRHRAARVALWDGLTAALSLGLVAVVAVVGDPAWALVPLSVAYTVFAVVNWPRSGPGQPATGGVDGVLSFAAWNVLAGLTTNGLLQLAMLAAQYYGPGVQAGVYAAAFTLATPASMLGQAISQIVIPAFAHRSDGASLRDRRTAGLVIGLAGVMALGFGVVAALAPIYLPLFYPAVGVEAVPLLQFLMLGVFVFTIALVPAALLLAAGRSRQVALASISGFVGGLAVIVVSGPSLGVQAGSLGFLVGSSVNLVAMVVLNLRVPGRGRGGPVVESAPTTPGHASDPVNDE
- a CDS encoding glycosyltransferase → MKDRKPGVVSVVLVNYKGTDDTLTSIEGLAAQDWPADKLEIIVVDNDSGADHVARLKASSLDFTLVESGGNLGFTGGCNLGVERSSGEIVAFLNNDARPDVSWIRAAMDTFAAGADIGAVASKVLDWEGVNVDFTEAAMTWYGMGYKPHAGGPDTGAWEVEKDVLFGTGAAMFIRADLFDQLGGFDDRYFMFYDDVDLGWRLNLLGWRFRYQPRSVAFHKHHASMNKFGDFRETYLLERNALFTLYKNLGQEQLDKALPGALALVVRRAVGRSELDSTELDLRNPGDDSVETRPVPKKGMAGIYGIDQFVEMLPSLTESRREIQASRVRDDRQLLDLFGNRDEPAYPIESYLAGYDKIVASLDVLEVVKRRRVLIVTGDSIGAKMAGPAIRATNMARELALEHDVRVVSMTRSTSIDDSFEVVTVPHRHPRQMVEHEAWADVIIVQGHALRLFPVLESTRKVLVVDVYDPLHLEQLEQGRSTDVEAWDRQILDAADTLNHQLELGDYFICASERQRLFWLGQLAGSGRVNARTYSRDPELRSLIGVVPFGLSSTPPRHDRAVVKGVLPGIGVDDKLVVWGGGIYDWFDPITLVRAIGELAGRRPEVKLFFMGVQHPNPDVPEMDIVAKVRAVADELGLTGVHVFFNESWIPYDDRGAYLREADAGVSTHYEHLETTFSFRTRILDYLWAELPIVTTDGDSFAELVAKEDLGMVVSERDVDGLANALESVLFDDSARRRHVANVKRVREGFTWENVLAPLVEFVREPVRAADKKGGSGEPDHTALTHAKVQVRNRRKQYGLRHDLGRVYHYYRVEGVGGVVSKVRTRWENR
- a CDS encoding glycosyltransferase family 2 protein, which encodes MSSALAQTLIVMPAYNEEDVVADVVTEVFDKLPGVTVLVVNDGSRDDTVARARSAGATVLDLPFNLGVGGAMRTGFKYARQHGFRYVVQVDSDGQHDPAGVPLILDALASVDVAIGARFAGEGDYQVTGPRRWAMVVLAAVIGRIARTKLTDTTSGFRGAGPRAIEIFARHYPAEYLGDTVESLVLAARAGCSITQVPVSMRPRAGGTPSHNPVKAAVYLGRAGLALIIALWRPPLALSVEAPTP
- a CDS encoding glycosyltransferase family 2 protein; protein product: MGLPRVTVVTLAYGDEPVLHDSVSSVLASTGVDVDVVLVDNGCTSDAVSTLPADPRLRVVTPSENLGFAGGVNFGARLAEGEFLSLVNSDAEVRPDTLAKLVAVASRPEVGIASGSIRLASDPEVMNSAGNPVHVVGLSWAGGLDEPAAHHAEEAQVASASGAGLVLSRDLWLRLRGFADEYFAYHEDVDLSWRTWQQGLQVVYVPDAVVLHHYEFSRNALKMYLLEKNRQIFLRTAYGPRLRALTWLPATALDVAMRVVARAQGWSDENARAHRWIKDNSSWLRERRTWVQQVRTTSDRDLVPLLTATLDQQVFPLPRGAGVLQTAMRTYWAVARRLV